Proteins encoded together in one Penicillium digitatum chromosome 1, complete sequence window:
- a CDS encoding reverse transcriptase, with protein MASFLSDKAVQKADVIAVQEPWINSQSTTTHYPNKATHQLVFPKELEGERARVCLFVSKRIDPGSWSCKTVSKGYQLLKLRRNHLDGWTDLFMHNIYNNDDGETVEKLNRELAQRPYAEHILIGDMNLHHPTWSGIGSKAKATAAAERLLDIAGIHNLSLTTETGSPTWRRNEQASVLDLTFVSNTLAERVVECQVGTDHGSDHYPVVTTIDIGTPPYEPPKRRNWKATDDKKLIEFIERQLTNTTTNTNNTTTTNTTTNPQNLTTADDVEAECQAFIQIINDAVDISTPWAIPSQWANPSFTPECQEAVKEVRQLRRRHERTGDPYDKELYKAARNRKTRLIKIALRRYHRRKVQEVIEEGPGGMWRMSKWARNRQGAYDQGVTPSIKIPGGLAETVEEKAAAFQQAFFPVPPPADLSDIDSKVINHDPTEINRGPIRFPEITHQEIKQAVKASPPDKAPGEDGLPNSLWHKLIEIPTVLDTISRIYNACIRLDLVEGCEGVKTSGWVDDVAFIVIGKDEHETISKLQKACQYADAWAARHASVFDPKKYALIHFVNPESGGEEHTPLVLQGTTVQATTTAERYLGVWLDPGLTFQHHRQQMLAKAGVSLQALRGLTGSTWGASLSAMRAIYQAVMIPQMLFGAAAWHSPLTSTLRERSYVKQFANIQSRAACLMSGAFKTTAREALDIELHLLPMQQQLDRLVQLAAIRIRTGPAYAVPKTMLVERGHMQKQRGGYTPMEAQTWKKGGCLTTPLGPLASTWESRKAYIQAPWTKPPRVYIEERERAINTHKRTTEQLYAPARLYTDGSGYQGGIGAAVYPAYPYRRNEARLCNMGTDDDATVYAAELRAIEMALEVIKERFNDDNEWRDCLAKSGVVIFTDNQATLRAIQNPRMPSGQVELRWVPAHEGIPGNEAADMYAKEAATTTETNIHDTNANANTNANTNDNTNVNTNVNHNRSIRLAAAASKSVKRESTIAWEKAWTKGGSKRTARRTRRMIEVPSKSNLTYWKGLRKATTSVLIQLRTGIIGLAEYLSKIKRSDSPRCQCDLGNQSVKHVLLECPLLKELRSEMVEELFMEGVSTTLGEQAMLTEVKAAPIVAKFMIASGLLGQFQSVDSVAMGKEQGEEDSKPKPTQDTANVGETGNTSQWPGARSAEVTSHQRTWRTTHAADEDEEAWRHDPNLFVFDLPE; from the exons atggcctcatttctgtcagacaaagcagtccagaaagcggatgtgattgcggttcaggaaccctggatcaactctcaatcaacaacaacccactacccaaacaaggccacccaccaactagtcttcccgaaggagttggaaggtgaacgagccagggtctgtctgttcgtgtcgaaacggatcgatccaggttcctggtcatgcaagacggtgtcgaaaggataccagctgctgaaactgcggaggaaccatctagatgggtggacagacctctttatgcataacatatataacaacgacgatggtgaaacggtggaaaagctcaatagagagcttgcccagagaccatacgcagaacatatcctgatcggggacatgaacctacaccacccaacgtggagtggaataggttccaaagcgaaagcgaccgcagcagcagagagacttttagatatcgcggggattcataatctgtcactgacgacagagactggatcaccgacatggcgaagaaacgagcaggcatcggtcctagatctcacctttgtcagtaacacactagcagagagggtggttgaatgccaggtcggtaccgatcatgggtcggatcactacccagtagtgacaacaatcgacatcggtaccccgccatacgaaccaccaaagaggagaaactggaaggccacagacgacaagaagctgatagaattcatcgagcgacaactcaccaacaccaccaccaacacgaataataccaccaccaccaataccaccaccaacccccaaaacctcacaacagccgacgatgtggaggctgagtgccaagcattcatccaaatcatcaacgacgcagtcgatatctctacaccatgggcgatcccttcgcagtgggcaaatcccagcttcacaccagagtgtcaggaagcagtcaaagaagttcgacagctccgccgtcgacacgaacggacaggggacccttacgacaaagagctatacaaagcagcacgaaaccggaagacccggctgatcaagatcgcgctccgtcgataccaccgccgtaaggtacaggaggttatcgaggagggtcctggcggtatgtggaggatgagcaaatgggcaagaaatcggcagggggcatatgaccagggggtcacgccgtcaatcaagataccagggggactagccgagacagtcgaagagaaagcagctgctttccagcaagctttcttcccagtaccgccaccggcagatctctctgacatcgattcgaaggtgatcaaccatgatccgacggagatcaatcgagggccaatccgcttcccagagatcacacaccaagagatcaaacaggcagtcaaagcatcgccaccagacaaagcgccaggagaggacggccttccgaactccctatggcataagcttattgagataccgacagtactcgacaccatctctcgaatttacaacgcgtgcatacggcttg atctggtagagggctgtgagggtgtgaagacaagtggatgggtagacgacgttgccttcattgtcatcgggaaggatgagcatgaaaccatctcaaagctgcaaaaggcatgccaatatgccgacgcctgggcagctaggcatgcctcggtgttcgatcctaagaagtatgcccttatccacttcgttaacccggaatctgggggggaagagcacacaccactagtactgcagggcaccacagtacaggccaccacaacagcggagcggtacctcggggtctggctagacccagggttaactttccagcaccaccggcagcaaatgcttgctaaggccggcgtcagtttacaagcactaagaggactgactggctccacatggggagcatctctctccgctatgcgtgctatctaccaagcagtgatgatcccacagatgctcttcggagcagctgcctggcactcaccgctgaccagcacactaagagaacgaagctacgtgaaacaatttgcaaacatccagtcaagggcagcctgtttaatgagcggtgccttcaaaacaactgctagggaggcactggatattgaactgcatttgctacctatgcagcagcagcttgaccggctagtccagttggctgctattcgtatacgtacaggcccggcatacgcagtgccgaaaacaatgctagtggagagaggacacatgcaaaagcaaaggggggggtatacaccgatggaggcccaaacctggaagaagggtggctgcctcactacacccttggggccattggcgagtacttgggagagcaggaaggcatacatccaggcaccatggaccaagccaccaagggtatacattgaggagagagagcgagcaataaacacacacaagcgaaccaccgaacaactctatgcaccagcaaggctctataccgatgggagcgggtatcaaggcggcattggggccgcagtgtacccggcatacccatacaggcggaatgaagccaggctgtgtaatatggggaccgacgacgacgccactgtgtacgctgccgagctacgtgctatcgagatggcattggaagtcatcaaagaaaggttcaatgatgacaacgaatggcgggactgtctggctaagagtggagtggtcatctttacagataaccaggcgacgctcagagccatccaaaacccacgaatgccatctggccag gtggaactacgctgggtccccgcacatgaaggcattccggggaatgaggctgcagacatgtatgcaaaagaagcagctaccaccaccgagaccaacattcatgataccaatgccaatgccaacaccaatgccaacaccaatgacaacaccaatgtcaacaccaatgtcaaccacaaccgatctatccggcttgccgccgcagcgagcaagagtgtgaagcgagaatcgacgatcgcgtgggagaaggcatggacaaagggaggatcaaagaggacagcgaggaggacgaggaggatgatcgaggtgccaagcaagtcaaatttgacttattggaagggcctgcggaaagcgacaacatcagttttgatccaactccgcacaggtatcatcggacttgctgaatatctgtccaaaatcaagcgaagcgactcaccgcgctgtcaatgtgacctgggaaaccagagtgtgaagcatgtcttgctggagtgcccgcttctgaaggaactgcggtcggagatggtggaggaattgtttatggagggggtgtcgacaacgcttggagaacaagcaatgttgacagaagtgaaggcagcgccgatcgtggcgaagttcatgatcgcatcgggactcttgggacagtttcagtcagtggactcggtcgccatgggtaaggagcagggggaggaggattcaaaaccgaaaccaacccaagacactgcgaatgttggagaaacagggaacacatcacagtggccgggcgccaggtccgccgaggtcacctcacaccaacgcacatggagaacaacgcacgctgccgatgaagacgaagaagcatggcgccatgacccgaacctattcgtgttcgacctgccggagtga